Proteins from a genomic interval of Falco rusticolus isolate bFalRus1 chromosome 7, bFalRus1.pri, whole genome shotgun sequence:
- the MAN2A2 gene encoding alpha-mannosidase 2x isoform X4: MKLKKQVTVCGAAIFCVAVFSLYLMLDRVQHDPTRHQSGGNFPRSQISVLQNRIEQLEQLLEENHEIISHIKDSVLELTAHAEGQPALPHHTPNGSWVLPPESRPSFLSVSPQDCQFALGGKGQSPDLQMLAVYSLLPFDNQDGGVWKQGFDITYEPNEWDTDPLQVFVVPHSHNDPGWIKTFDKYYYDQTQHILNSMVLKMQEDPRRRFIWSEISFFSKWWDNISAQKRAAVRRLIGNGQLEMVTGGWVMPDEANSHYFAMIDQLIEGHQWLEKNIGVTPRSGWAVDPFGHSSTMPYLLKRSNLTGMLIQRVHYAIKKHFAATQNLEFMWRQTWDPDASTDIFCHMMPFYSYDVPHTCGPDPKICCQFDFKRLPGGRINCPWKVPPRAITDANVAERAQLLLDQYRKKSKLYRSKVLLVPLGDDFRYDKPQEWDAQFLNYQRIFDFLNSRTNLHVQAQFGTLSDYFDALYKKVGIVPGMKPPGFPVLSGDFFSYADREDHYWTGYYTSRPFYKSLDRVLEAHLRGAEILYSLALAHARHAGADGRYPLSDYALLSNARRNLGLFQHHDAITGTAKEAVAVDYGVRLLHSLTNLKHIIINAAHYLVLGDKDAYRHDPSAPFLDTDDMRPSQDSLPERTVVKLDTLPRFLVVFNPLEQERLSIVLVLVDSPHVCVLSEEGQPLPSQLSAQWGSATDMVPNVYQVSILARLPALGLRVLQLHKSFNSHATLKSSVRLYLHGRDLPVRKQEAVPVHVFPATTDDFCLENQHLQACFSGHSGLLQSIRRAGEEREQRVSSEFLVYGTRTSKDKSGAYLFLPDGEAKPYAPKDPPVVRVTEGPLFSEVASYYQHIQTVVRLYNVPGVEGLSLDMSCLVDIRDHINKELALRFSTDIESDDTFFTDLNGFQIQPRRYQRKLPLQANFYPMPTMAYIQDMQSRLTLHTAQALGVSSLGSGQLEVILDRRLMQDDNRGLGQGLKDNKRTCNRFRLLLERRATANKVQDSRPISFPSLLSHITSMHLNAEALVMPVAQEKPPALRSFMPLSTTFPCDFHILNLRMLQAEDDSLPSAEAALILHRKGFDCSLEAKNLGFNCTTSQGKLALGGLFQGLELGSLQPTSLTLMYPLGTASNSTNIHLDPMEIATFRIRLG; the protein is encoded by the exons ATGAAGCTGAAGAAGCAGGTGACAGTGTGTGGAGCTGCCATCTTCTGCGTGGCCGTCTTCTCCCTCTACTTGATGCTGGACCGGGTGCAGCATGACCCCACGCGCCACCAGAGCGGGGGCAACTTCCCCAGG AGTCAGATCTCGGTGCTGCAGAACCGCAttgagcagctggagcagctgctggaggagaacCACGAGATCATCAGCCACATCAAGGACTCGGTGCTGGAGCTGACAGCCCACGCAGAGGGGCAGCCGGCGCTGCCGCACCACACGCCCAATGGCTCGTGGGTACTGCCCCCCGAGAGTCGCCCGAGTTTCCTCTCTGTCTCCCCACAGGACTGCCAGTTTGCCCTGGGGGGCAAGGGACAGAGCCCAGACCTGCAG ATGCTGGCTGTGTACTCCCTGCTGCCCTTTGACAACCAGGACGGCGGCGTGTGGAAGCAGGGCTTCGATATCACCTATGAGCCCAATGAGTGGGACACTGACCCCCTGCAAGTGTTTGTGGTGCCGCACTCCCACAACGACCCGG GCTGGATCAAGACCTTCGACAAGTACTACTATGACCAGACGCAGCACATCCTCAACAGCATGGTGCTGAAGATGCAGGAGGACCCACGCCGGCGCTTTATCTGGTCCGAGATCTCCTTCTTTTCCAAGTGGTGGGACAACATCAGTGCCCAGAAGCGGGCTGCAGTGCGGAG GCTGATTGGCAATGGGCAGCTGGAGATGGTAACTGGTGGCTGGGTGATGCCTGACGAGGCCAACTCCCACTACTTTGCCATGATCGACCAGCTGATTGAGGGGCACCAGTGGCTGGAGAAGAACATCG GTGTGACGCCCCGGTCGGGCTGGGCTGTTGACCCCTTTGGGCACAGCTCCACCATGCCCTACCTGCTGAAGCGCTCCAACCTGACAGGCATGCTCATCCAGCGCGTGCACTACGCCATCAAGAAGCACTTTGCAGCCACCCAGAACCTGGAGTTCATGTGGAGACAGACgtggg ATCCAGATGCCAGCACCGACATCTTCTGCCACATGATGCCCTTCTACAGCTACGATGTGCCCCACACCTGTGGGCCAGACCCCAAGATCTGCTGTCAGTTTGACTTCAAGCGCCTGCCGGGTGGCCGGATCAACTGCCCGTGGAAGGTGCCTCCCCGAGCCATCACCGATGCCAACGTGGCAGAGCG agcccagctgctgctggaccaGTACCGCAAGAAGTCCAAGCTGTACCGCAGCaaggtgctgctggtgcccctGGGAGACGATTTCCGTTACGACAAGCCGCAGGAGTGGGATGCACAGTTCCTCAACTACCAGCGCATCTTTGACTTCCTCAACTCCCGGACCAACCTCCATGTCCAG GCGCAGTTTGGGACGCTCTCCGACTACTTCGATGCTCTGTACAAGAAGGTGGGCATCGTGCCGGGGATGAAACCACCCGGGTTCCCAGTGCTGAGTGGGGATTTCTTCTCCTATGCGGACCGGGAGGATCACTACTGGACAGGCTACTACACCTCCCGGCCTTTCTACAAGAGCCTGGACCGGGTGCTGGAGGCCCACCTCCG GGGGGCAGAGATCCTGTACAGCCTGGCGCTTGCCCACGCTCGCCATGCTGGCGCCGATGGCAGGTACCCGCTCTCCGACTACGCCCTGCTGAGCAATGCCCGCCGCAACCTGGGCCTCTTCCAGCACCACGATGCCATCACCGGTACTGCCAAGGAGGCTGTGGCAGTTGACTACGGAGTCCG GCTGCTCCACTCCCTCACGAACCTCAAGCACATCATCATCAACGCTGCGCATTACCTCGTGCTGGGGGACAAGGACGCCTACCGCCACGACCCTTCTGCACCCTTCCTTGACACA GATGACATGCGCCCCAGCCAGGACTCCCTCCCGGAGAGAACAGTGGTCAAACTGGACACCTTGCCTCG GTTCCTGGTGGTGTTCAACCCACTGGAGCAGGAGCGGCTGAGCATCGTGCTGGTGCTGGTAGACTCCCCACACGTGTGTGTGCTCTCCGAGgaggggcagcccctgccttcCCAGCTCAGTGCGCAGTGGGGCTCTGCTACGGACATGGTGCCCAACGTCTACCAG GTGTCCATCCTGGCCCGGCTGCCTGCACTGGGGCTGCGTGTGCTGCAGTTGCACAAGTCCTTCAACAGCCATGCCACGCTGAAGTCCTCCGTGCGCCTGTACCTGCACGGCCGGGACTTGCCTGTGCGTAAGCAGGAGGCCGTACCCGTGCACGTCTTCCCAGCCACCACTGATGACTTCTGTCTGGAGAACCAGCACCTGCAGGCCTGCTTCTCGGGACACTCAGGCTTGCTGCAG AGCATCCGCCGAGCTGGGGAGGAGCGGGAGCAGAGGGTGAGCAGTGAGTTCCTTGTCTATGGCACCAGGACCTCCAAGGACAAAAGTGGAGCCTATCTCTTTCTGCCTGATGGCGAGGCCAAG ccctACGCGCCCAAGGACCCCCCAGTGGTGCGAGTGACAGAGGGACCCCTCTTCTCAGAGGTCGCCAGCTACTACCAGCACATCCAGACTGTGGTGCGGCTTTACAATGTGCCGG GGGTGGAGGGCCTGTCCCTGGACATGTCTTGCCTGGTGGACATCCGTGACCACATCAACAAGGAGCTGGCCCTGCGCTTCAGCACTGACATTGAGAGTGATGACACCTTCTTCACAGACCTCAATGGTTTCCAG ATCCAGCCCCGCAGGTACCAGCGGAAGCTCCCGCTGCAGGCCAACTTCTACCCCATGCCCACCATGGCCTACATCCAGGACATGCAGAGCCGCCTGACGCTGCACACAGCCCAGGCCCTGGGGGTCTCCAGCCTCGGCAGCG GCCAGCTGGAGGTGATCCTGGACCGGCGCCTCATGCAAGATGACAACCGGGGCCTGGGCCAAGGGCTGAAGGACAACAAGCGGACCTGCAACCGGTTCCGCCTCCTCCTGGAGCGCCGTGCCACCGCCAACAAG GTGCAGGACAGCCGCCCGATCagcttcccctccctgctgagCCACATCACCTCCATGCACCTCAACGCCGAAGCCTTGGTCATGCCCGTGGCCCAGGAGAAGCCGCCAGCCCTGCGCTCCTTCATGCCCCTTTCCACCACCTTCCCCTGTGACTTTCACATCCTTAACCTGCggatgctgcaggcagag GATGACTCCCTACCCTCGGCTGAGGCAGCCCTGATCCTGCACCGCAAAGGCTTTGACTGCAGCTTGGAGGCCAAGAACCTGGGGTTTAACTGCACCACCAGCCAGGGCAAG CTGGCCTTGGGTGGCCTGTTCCAGGGGCTGGAActgggctccctgcagcccacctcGCTGACTTTGATGTACCCGCTGGGCACGGCCTCCAACAGCACCAACATCCACCTGGACCCCATGGAAATTGCCACTTTCCGCATCCGCCTGGGGTAG